TTCCTTGAGCACAGCCTTGAGACGGTCTTCGAACTCGCCACGGTACTTGGCGCCGGCCAGCATGGCGCCGAGGTCGAGGCCGACGACGCGCTTATTCTTCAGGATTTCAGGAACGTCGCCGGAGACGATACGCTGGGCCAGACCTTCGACAATGGCAGTCTTCCCTACGCCAGGTTCGCCGATCAAAACCGGGTTGTTCTTGGTGCGACGCGAGAGGACCTGGACGACACGGCGGATTTCCTCGTCGCGGCCGATGACGGGATCGAGTTTGCCGCGGCGGGCAAGCTCGGTGAGGTCCTTGGCATAGCGTTCCAGAGCCTGATATTTCGCTTCCGGATTCTGGTCGGTGACACGCTGGTTGCCGCGCACGGCGGTCAGCGCCTTGAGCACGGCATCGTGGGTGGCGCCATGACGAGCAAGCAGGTCATGCGCCGGTTCGCCGCGCTGGTCGGTCATGGCCAGCAAGAGATGTTCGGTGGAAACGTACTCGTCCTTGAAGTTGTCGGCTTCTTTGAAGGACTTGTCGAGCAGGCGCTGCGTAGTGTTGGCCAAGCCGGGTTGAGCCGAGGCACCGGAGACGCGGGGCAGGTCCTCGAGAACCTGGTTGGCCTGGGTGAGGATGGCCTGCGGGCCTACGCCGACTTTTTCGAGCACAGGCGCAACGATGCCCTCGCGATCTTCCAGCAGGGCGACCAGCAGGTGCATGGGCAGCAGTTCGGGATTGCCGCGCTCAGAGGCGACTTCCATGGCGCGCTGAACCGCTTCCTGCGCCTTGACTGTCAGTTTGTCCCAGCGAATTGCCATATGTCAGCTCTCAGTTTTCCAGCCGTTACCCAGTAACCGGGCGGCGATACTCCAATAAGATTCCAATTCCGGGTTGTTCAATGACAAAATTCAGGGGAGACGCGCCGTCTCCCCCTTTCGTAGTAGCTTCGGCTCCATCCCATGTCGGACAGCGTTATGCTGCCTTGCCCTTGCCGGCCTCGATGGTCTTGTGCGAGCCCTGGCCGACGTTGACCTTGATCTGCTTGGGCTTGGCTTCGGCCTTCTTGGCGAGCTTGATCTTGAGCACGCCATTGTCGTAGTCGGCGGTCACGCTATCCGATTCCACCGTGTTCGGCAGGGTGAAGGCACGGTAGAAACTGCCATAGCGACGCTCGACACGATGGAAGTTTTCTTCTTTTTCCTCCGTCTCGAACTTGCGCTCGCCGCGCACGGTCAGGGTGTTGTTCTCCACACGGACGTCGATATCCTTCTGGTCGATGCCCGGAACCTCGATCTTGAGGGTGATGTGGTGCTCGTCCTCGTAAATGTCTACGGGGGGAACGAAGGCGGTCGTGGTCAGGCCTTCTTCGCCGGCCGGACCCTGGCCGAAGGAGTCCTGGAAAAGACGGTTCATGCGGTTGGTGATCAGATTCAGCTCCTGGAACGGATCCCAACGGGTGATAGCCATAGCAAGCTCCTCCTCAATTTCTGGTGGTTTAACTCGCCTCAAGCGCAAGGGCTTGGCGGCTTTATCAATACTTGACAGTTGCAGATAATAAAATCTTAGTGTGTTACTGTCAAGTATTTCTTGCGATTTATTTTCAGTCGCTTAGCCTAAACATCGGCCTCGGAGAACGGCAGAAAGCCAGCGAAAAAGACGATGTCGCGGAGGTTTTTTGTTTCGGAGGCCTTAAAACGACTAGATGCCAAGGGCCGAAGTTGGGTGTCCGAGGAAGAAATAAAACTGTGGAGGAAATCTGGTCAAGGAGAGGCGCTGCGGTGCGGGCGGTGCGCACCCTCGCTCAGGATGACATTTAAGTGCGACTCGGGCTGACGCCCTCACGGAACGGCGTGTCGGCCCTGAAGGGGCTCGGGAGATTTGTTTGGACGCCCTACCCACGGCTGACGCCGTGGGCTGAAATTGTGCCGGCCTCGCTTCGCTCGGACTGGTTCTGACTTCGCTCAAGATGAGAGATTTGTTTGGACACCCTACCCACGGCTGACGCCGTGGGCTGGAATTGTGCCGGCCTCGCTACGCTCGGGCTGAGGATTTGCGTCCTTAAAATCGCGAACCCTCGACATGCGGGATTCCTTTAAGCAAACATAAATTCGGAGCTATGCCCTGACGACCCGGCCTATTTCTTCTCGATGCGGAGAAGCCGGAAGGTGAGTGTGCCCCACAGCATGCGAGAGCGCATTTGAACCGGGATGCGGCGGGCATCGTCGGAATACCAGATCCAGACCTTGCCGCGATTCTTCATGGGGCCGCTGACGGCTTCAGGAGAGACACGAATTGCGGCGAAGGTTCCGGCAGGAGTTTTGACGCTCTCGCGGGCCTCCACGTGGGCGCGGACGTCCACGGTATCGCCGCCGTCGTTGAGCGGGAAGATATAGGTGGCGTCAGGCGCGAGCGGCAGCGAGGCGAGATAGAAGAAGCCGGAAAATAAATCGGTAACGCAGCCGGGAATTTCGTGCTCAACGTGCTTGGGCTCGTGAGTCTTGAGGTTGGTTTCGTCGAGGATGCTGCGGCGGCGGAAGTAATTGAAGTTGATGAGTGTCTCGCGGGCGCGGAAGCCCTCCTCAGTGTGCTTGTTGAGCGCCTGCGAGCAGAAGGTGTGGCGATCGAAGGTGGACTGAAAACGATCGTGAACCGGATAGAGCAGCGCGACGACGCCGCTGGAATCGGCGGTGGTGCTGACACGCTGATTGCCGCCGGCCTCATCCATGGTGATGCGCGCTGTGCCGGCAGTCCAGAGGCGCCACTCGGCCTGATACACGTAGGTCTGGCCGTTCGGGAATACATAGTTGTCGGGCGCGGGGTGGATCTGGGCGATGGGGCCGATATTGGCGGGCTGCTGCCCAGATAGGGCGACCACCAGGATGGCGAACAGGAATGTGAGACCGGCCGCATGCAGGAGACGTTTCATCAGCAAAAAGGGTTAGCCCCGAAACAGCTTGACGACCAGAGCAGCGATCATGACCGCCGTACCGATTAAAGCATTGTACTCGCGGTGCTGGAAATAGCGGTCGCGGGAAAACGAGCCCGAAGTGGCAGTGCGAAGTCCGAAACGAGGCCACAGGCGCGGAACCTCGCGCGCGTAGGCGTCGAATGCGGGGAAGCGGGAGCGCAGGAAATCCTCCTCGGACAGGATGACCGGGATGTAGACGGCGACGAAGAAGGCGATCAGCACGATGACGATGAGCAGGCTGAGCGCGGCGACCGCGAAGCCCACGGCGATCACGATGGAGCCGAGGTAGAGCGGGTTGCGGGTGTAGGCGTATGGGCCGGAGGTAGTGAGTTCGGAGTTCTTGGTGATGTGTCCGGAGGCGACGGCGCGAATGAGGACGCCGACAAGCGCGATGGTGGCGCCGATTGCGATCGAGAGTGCGGTGGGGCGGGCAAGCCAGAGGTAAAGAACGGCGAAGGCGAAGCCGAGAGGAACGCGGATGCGTCGCGCGATCTGAGACCAGGTCATCGGCGGACCTCGGCGGGTTGCGCCAGCAGATGGCGAGCCGCGGCGATGACCTCGGCGGCTGAGATTTGGAGTAGGCCTGCCTCCGGTTCCTTGTGGTGCGAGCTGGTGGTGCGGCTGATGTCGGAGCGCAGAACGATGGAAGGGCTGCCGCAAGGGCCAGTGCGCGCGGGATCGGTGGGACCGAACAGAGCCACGACAGGAACGCCGAAAGCGGAGGCGAGGTGGACTGGTCCGGTGTCGCCGCCGATGCACAAACGCGCGCGGCGGCAGAGAGCAACGAGTTGGGGGAGCGGAGGGGAGAGGGCGATGGCAACGCCTTCGCTGGCGCGTGCGACGTCGCCGGCAAGCTGTTCTTCTCCAGGGCCGTGATTCACGATGGCGCGAAGCCCATGGCGGGCGAGGGCGCGCGCGACCTCGGCGTAACGGTCCGCGGGCCAGCACTTGGCGCCCCAGCCGGCGCCGGGATTTATCAATACGAAGCTGTGAAAGCCGTGGGCGCGGAGTTGTTCGTCCGCGGCGCGCTCGGCGGCGGGATCAAGCGGAAGAGGGAAGGACGGTTGTTTTTCCACGAATCGAGGCCGCGCGCCTGACAATCCTTCGGCAAGGGATAAGTTGCGCTCGACAACGTGCCGGCCGCGGGCGGGGACCTGGTGAGTGTAGAAGAGGGTCGCGGGTTTTTCGCGCGGCTGGGCGAAGCCGAGGCGTCGCGGCGCGCGGGAGAGCTGTGCCAGGATGGCGGACTTCCATGCGCCTTGAAAGTCGATGGCGACGTCGTAGCGCCGGGAGCGAAGTTGCTCGAGGGAATCGCGGACCCCGCGCCAGGTTTCGTCCGACAGCAGAGCGGAGCGCCAGGCGAGCGTGTCGACGACGTGAACCACGTCAACCAGCGGTTTCTCGGGCGAACGTGGCGCAGCGATGGCAGACTCGGAAGAGAGTAGCGAGGTCCAGCGCTGCTCGACCGCCCAGCCGAAGACCGCGGCCGGGTAGATCCGGCGAAGAAAACAGACCGCGGGCAAAGTGTGAATGATGTCTCCCAGGGAACCGAGGCGCACGATGAGCAAGCGCGAAATTTCCGCCGGGGCCTCGGTTGGGCTCACGAAGGCTCCTTGCCAGCGATGCGGGAGATGAAGCTGGTGGCGGAGTGATCCTTGGGGTCTCCGACAATGGCAACGCGGCCGCCGCACTCGATGACGGTGTCGCGCTCGGGAACATTGTCGGCAGTATAGTCGGTGCCCTTGGCATGAATGTCGGGACGAATTTCCCGGACGAGAGCGCGGACATCAGGCTCGGGGAAGACGACCACGGCGTCAACGTCAGCGAGCGCGGCAAGGATTTCAGCGCGCTCAACGGCGGGCATAAGGGGACGTCCAGCGCCTTTGAGGCCGCGGGCGGATTCGTCGGCATTGACGGCGACGATGAGCCTTCCGCCAAGTTGCCTGGCGGCGCGCAGGTAGCGGATGTGCCCGACGTGCAGGAGGTCGAAACAGCCGTTGGCGAGAATGATGCGTTCGCCCGCCCGGCGCCAGTCGTCAACCCGGCGGCGAAGTTGATCACGCGTCAGGATCTTAGAATCGGCTGCGTTCATGAAAGGCTAGATCAAAATCAAATGCACGCTTCTGTCCGACCATAATGCGTTACTGCTGTTCCGCAGCGTTCTGTACAGCGTTCAGCAGTTCTTCCCGGCTGACGGTAGCGGTGCCGCGTTTCATGACGACGATGCCGCCGGCGAAATTGGCCAGGCGGGCGGCTTCGGCAGGCTCGGCCCCGGCAGCAAGCGCGGCGGTGTAGGCGGCGACCACGGTGTCACCGGCGCCCGTGACGTCGGCGACCTGGTCGCCGCCATGAATCGGAATTTCCAGCGGCGGGCGCTTGCGCGCGAAGCACACCATGCCGTCACGGCCACGGGTGATGATCAGGGAATCCAGTTTCATGCGCTCCAGGATTCGCTTGCCGGCGGCGAGCAGGCGCGCAGAATCATTGCCGATGCGAAGGCCGAGGGCTTGCTCGACCTCCGGTTCGTTGGGGGTGGCAGAGGTCACGCCGGCGAAATCGAGCAGGCGATAGCGCGAGTCGAGCGTAACCGGGATGTCCTTCAGCACACCGCGGGAACGAAGGTCCTTGAGCATTTGCGGGGTAGCGGCGCCGTACCCGTAGTCGGAAATGAGCAGCGCGTCGGAGGCGCTGAGAAAACGCCGCGCGGAAGCGACCAGGTCCTGCTGGTGGATGAATCCGAGTTCGCTTTCCGGCTCGCGATCGACGCGCACGACCTGCTGGCGCGCGGTGTGGGTCATGCCGGCGAGGATGCGCGTCTTGGTGACCGTGGTATAGCCCTTCAGGCGCAGGATGCCGGAGGTAGAGATGCGCTGCCGTCGAAAAGCGCGAAACAGAAGACGGCCGGGTTCGTCGTCGCCGACAACGCCGACGGGGAGCACGGTGACGCCCAGCGCGGCGAGATTGTAAACCGCGTTGCCACCGCCGCCGGGGACAACGGTGCGGTCGCGACGCTTGAGGATGAGCACCGGCGCCTCGCGCGAGACGCGGGAGATTTCACCGTAGATGAATTCGTCGGCGACCAGGTCGGCGATGACGGTGATGGTGAGGCGCGGAAACGCCTCGATGATCTTGTGCAGCCGGTCGGGATGTTTCGTGGGCTTCAATTTCTACAGGAACGTATGCCGATTCGCGGCCGGGCGGCGAAGAGGCATTTTCTCACGAGAGAGGTTTTCCGCGGCGTTTCAGCGTGTCGAGCATGAAATTCAGCGCGCGCGGCGCATCCTGCAACTCCATTTTGACGGGAACGACGGACAGCGGTTTCAGCGCGGCGAGATAGCCGGCGAGGTTGACGGCGTCCTTTTCCGTGGTGACAAAGCCGCCGGCCTGGTTCTGCTCGGCGACGTACTGAAGATCACGGAGGTCTTTTTCGGTATAGGCGTGATGATCGGGGAAGACGACCTCGGCGGCAGGATCAACCCCGGCCTTGCGCAGTTGCGCGAAAAAGCCCTGCGGGCGGGCAATGCCGCAAAACGCAAGCGGATGCAATGGGAGATCGGCGGTCACGATGCTGCGGCGGACGCGCCACACGACTTTGGCGGCGAGTGGGAATGCGGCGGGATCGGCACCGCCGGCGAGCACGACGGCGTCGGCGCGGCGCAAGGCGGCGAGAGACTCACGGAGGCGTCCGGCGGGAAGCAGGCGATCGCGGGCGTCATCGGGCGTAACCAGCACGATATCGAAATCGCGCGCCAGCTGGCGATGCTGAAAACCATCGTCGAGCAGGTGGAGTCGCGGGCCAAAGCGTTCTTCGGCGAGGCGGCCGGCGCGGTAGCGGACTTCGCCGAGGATGACAGGGCATTGCAGGCGGCGGGCGATGAGGAGAGGCTCGTCGCCGAAATCCCGCGGCAACCCGGAGGGATCGACGAGGGTGACGCCGCCGGTCTGGCGACGGTATCCGCGCGAAAGGACATCGAAGGGGATGCCGCGGGACTTGAGAAGTTCACCGAGCAAGATGACGAACGGGGTCTTGCCCGAACCGCCGACGGAGAGATTGCCGACGCTGACCACAGGGCCGGCGAGGCGGCGGGCGGGAAGCGCACCGGCATCGTAGAGCGAGTTGCGCAGGCGGACAGCTCCGCCGAAGATGCCGGAGAGGATGGTGGCCATCAGGTTTCCACCGGCGGTGAGACGTTGGCGACGGTAGCGGCAGGCGCGCTTTGCGCCTCGAGCAAGGATTCCAGCGCGGCGGAGGTGCGGGCGGTGGCCCCGGAGTTGGCGCGCAGGATTTCGCTCGCGCGCCTGGCCAGATCGCGGCGGAGGGATTCGTCGGCAAGCAAATCCAAGAAGGTGGAGGCGAGTTGGGCAGCGCTGCTGACGACCACGGCATCGCCGGCGCGAAACAGCTGGACCACGTCGCGAAAATTTTCTGTGTAGGGGCCGACCACGATGGCGGCGCCGTGCTGTGCGGCTTCCAGAATATTGTGTCCGCCCTTCGGCACCAGGCTGCCGCCGACAAAGGCGATATCAGCGAGCGCGTAAGTCGAAGATAATTCACCAATCGAATCGAGCAAAAACACGCCCCCGGCGAGCCTCCCACCACCCTTCCACTGCGAGCGGCGCCACCACCTCCTGCTGAGCTCGCCGTCCGGAATCGGCGACGAGATGAGGCGTTCCACAGCATCGAACCGTTCGGGATGACGCGGCGCCAGAATCATCAAAGCGGATGGATGGCGTTTGAGGACTACATCAAAAGCCCGCAGGATTGTTTCTTCTTCTCCTTCCACAGTGCTGCCACAGACCAGGATTGGCCCCGGAAAAAACCCAGATTTGCCAACCCCGGGCAAATCCGGGGCACCCTCGGCGAGAGCGGATTTCAGCTGCGCGACAAGGGGCGATTCGGCCGGCGGCTTGAGATCGAATTTCAAATTGCCGCTCGCCTGCACGCGCTCGACGATGGCGCCGATTTCGATAAGGCGGCGGCGATCTTCTTGGCTTTGCGCCAAAAATAAATCGACATTGTCCAATACCGGCGCCACCAGCGACCGCAGTCGCCGGTAACGCGGAAACGAACGATCGGAGATGCGCGCGTTGACCACCGCAATGCGCGCGCCTGATTGTCGTGCCAGGTGAAGGAAGTTGGGCCAGAACTCGGTCTCGGCAAGGACGACGAGCTGGGGACGAAGAGCGCGCAGATAGGGCCGAATGGCGAGGGCGAAATCGATAGGGAAGTAGAAAACATTGGCGTCCCCGAAACGGTCGCGCGCCAGCTTCTGCCCGGTCGCCGTCGTGGTGGAGACGACAATGCGGTGCGATGGCACGCGCTGCTGGAGTTCGGAGATCAATCCGCTGACGGCAAGCACTTCACCCACGGAGACCGCGTGCACCCAGATGGTGGGACGGTGTTGAGGCAGGCGGAGGCGGCGGGCAACGCGGCCGAAGCGCTCCCCCAGCCCGGCGCGGTATTTGCCATGGCGAAGCACGCGCAGCAGCCACACGGGCGAAGAGAGCAGAAGCGCCACGGCGGCCAGCGCGCTGTAGAGGAGATACACAGCTTCAGTGTCCAGTTTCCAGTTTCAGGTTTCAAGCAGTTTCGAGGTACGAGCGGAAAAGCCGGGCCGGCGTGGGGGCGCAACTGACAGCCGGCGGAGGTGTTGGAGTTGCCGTGGAGATGATGCAGGCTTGATAATCGCGAATATGTACTGGTCAAAATATCGTTTCTGGCTGGCGGTCACGGTGGTGCTGGCGGCCACGATGGCGATCGCGAGCAAGGAATATACGCCCCCGAGGCCGCTGGCGGCCAAGACGTACCCGGCCCACGACGAGCATGCGGACGAGAAGGTGACGATCGCCGCCGATCCTTACGACAAACCCGACAAAGCTGCCCAGGTATTCACGCTGTCGTATAGCGAAAAGGATTATTTGCCGATCTACCTTGTGATCACCAACGACGGCGACCAGCCGATCACGATGAACCGGCTGGACGTGAAGCTGGTGACCAGCAGCCGGGCCAAGCTGCAACCGGCGGACATCGAGGACCTTTACCGGCGATTTTCGCGGGTCCGGCGTCGCGGGGACGAGCCCAGCCGGAATCCGCTGCCGATCCCGCTGCCGCGTCATCCCGATACCGGCCTGCCGAAGGGCGGAGCGGACGAAATCACGAATGCGCAATTCCGCGCCAAGGCAGTGGAGCCGCATGGAACGCAGGCAGGGTTCCTGTTCTTCGACGTGGCGGGCATCAGCCAACCATTGGCTGGCGCGCACTTATATGTGAGCGGGTTGCGTGACGGGAAAGGCAACGAACTGCTGTTTTTCGATATTCCGTTGGATAAATACCTCAGCGGAAAGTGAGAACGAAGAAGTAAGAAGTCAGAACTGCAGATCGGCGGCGGATGGATGCTGTTCTTAGTTCTGACTTTTACTACTGACTTTTTATTTCTGACTTCTCCCCATTCCTTCATCCATGGCGCGGTTGGCGAGCGCATCGGCTTCCTTGTTCCTGGCACGGAGCACGTGGTGAATGTTGAACCAGGGAAGTTGCGCGATGAGGGATTTTGCGCGCTTGTAGAGGTCCAGCAGCGCAGGATTGCGGACCTTGTACTGGCCGTTCATCTGTTTGACCATCAGTTCGGAGTCGCTGATCACCTCCAGCGCCTTCGGGCCGTGAGCCAGCGCGTACTCCAGGGCGGCAAGCAGGCCCGAGTACTCGGCAAAATTATTGGTCTGGTGGCCGAGAAATTTGCTGAGGCCGGCGAGATGGATCCCGGCAGCATCCTCGATTACAACGCCATAGCCGGCGGGCCCGGGATTACCGCGCGCGCCGCCATCAATGTAGGCGACGAGGCGATCCTCGGGGAAATGTTCGATCCGGCTCGCGAAGAGTTCTTGAGGACCGGCAGAGGTGGCGCGACGCGGATAGCGGCGGAAGGGCATGGCCGAATTACCAAATTACGCAATGCACTTACCGTCCCTGTGCCAGCCTGGTGGCGAGACGCTCCGGCAGGTCGGCGTCGAGGATGCGCTTCTGTGCTTTCTGCACGTCGTACTTGACGCGGTAGTAGGTGACGCAATAGGTCTCGCTGTCGAAGAGCGCAAAGGCGGCGCGCCAATCGCCGTCGCGGGGCTGGCCGATGGAACCGGGATTGATCAGGTAGCGGACTTTTTTCCGCAGCTTGAAGACGAATTTTTCCGACGCCCCATGCGCTTTGTAAACCGGGCGGATGGCGGCAGCCTCATCGGAACCGGCAAAGAAACCGCCCTGCACGTGAGTATGCCCGAAAAAAGTGATCGCAGGCTGGGAGTCTTCGAGCGACTCCATGGCGTCCGACATGAGGAGCAGGTATTCGTCTTCGTCGCGAGGTGAACCGTGCACCAGGCGGATACCGTCGAAACCTTCCAGCGGCGCGGGACCTTCGGGCAGCTCACGCAACCACTCCAGGTTGCTCTTGCTGAGGATGGTCCTTGTCCAGATCACGGCCAGGCCAGCGATGGGGTTGAAATCTTCCATGTTGCTGATGCCGGAGCATGCTTTGTCGTGGTTGCCGCGAACAAAGATCTTACCCAGCTTGCGGGAGCGCTGGACGACCTCGTTGGGACTGGCGCCATAGCCGACAATGTCGCCAAGATTGACGACAT
This region of Terriglobales bacterium genomic DNA includes:
- a CDS encoding Hsp20/alpha crystallin family protein is translated as MAITRWDPFQELNLITNRMNRLFQDSFGQGPAGEEGLTTTAFVPPVDIYEDEHHITLKIEVPGIDQKDIDVRVENNTLTVRGERKFETEEKEENFHRVERRYGSFYRAFTLPNTVESDSVTADYDNGVLKIKLAKKAEAKPKQIKVNVGQGSHKTIEAGKGKAA
- a CDS encoding DUF3108 domain-containing protein, with amino-acid sequence MKRLLHAAGLTFLFAILVVALSGQQPANIGPIAQIHPAPDNYVFPNGQTYVYQAEWRLWTAGTARITMDEAGGNQRVSTTADSSGVVALLYPVHDRFQSTFDRHTFCSQALNKHTEEGFRARETLINFNYFRRRSILDETNLKTHEPKHVEHEIPGCVTDLFSGFFYLASLPLAPDATYIFPLNDGGDTVDVRAHVEARESVKTPAGTFAAIRVSPEAVSGPMKNRGKVWIWYSDDARRIPVQMRSRMLWGTLTFRLLRIEKK
- a CDS encoding isoprenylcysteine carboxylmethyltransferase family protein, yielding MTWSQIARRIRVPLGFAFAVLYLWLARPTALSIAIGATIALVGVLIRAVASGHITKNSELTTSGPYAYTRNPLYLGSIVIAVGFAVAALSLLIVIVLIAFFVAVYIPVILSEEDFLRSRFPAFDAYAREVPRLWPRFGLRTATSGSFSRDRYFQHREYNALIGTAVMIAALVVKLFRG
- a CDS encoding glycosyltransferase family 9 protein, giving the protein MSPTEAPAEISRLLIVRLGSLGDIIHTLPAVCFLRRIYPAAVFGWAVEQRWTSLLSSESAIAAPRSPEKPLVDVVHVVDTLAWRSALLSDETWRGVRDSLEQLRSRRYDVAIDFQGAWKSAILAQLSRAPRRLGFAQPREKPATLFYTHQVPARGRHVVERNLSLAEGLSGARPRFVEKQPSFPLPLDPAAERAADEQLRAHGFHSFVLINPGAGWGAKCWPADRYAEVARALARHGLRAIVNHGPGEEQLAGDVARASEGVAIALSPPLPQLVALCRRARLCIGGDTGPVHLASAFGVPVVALFGPTDPARTGPCGSPSIVLRSDISRTTSSHHKEPEAGLLQISAAEVIAAARHLLAQPAEVRR
- a CDS encoding adenylyltransferase/cytidyltransferase family protein, with product MNAADSKILTRDQLRRRVDDWRRAGERIILANGCFDLLHVGHIRYLRAARQLGGRLIVAVNADESARGLKGAGRPLMPAVERAEILAALADVDAVVVFPEPDVRALVREIRPDIHAKGTDYTADNVPERDTVIECGGRVAIVGDPKDHSATSFISRIAGKEPS
- a CDS encoding PfkB family carbohydrate kinase codes for the protein MKPTKHPDRLHKIIEAFPRLTITVIADLVADEFIYGEISRVSREAPVLILKRRDRTVVPGGGGNAVYNLAALGVTVLPVGVVGDDEPGRLLFRAFRRQRISTSGILRLKGYTTVTKTRILAGMTHTARQQVVRVDREPESELGFIHQQDLVASARRFLSASDALLISDYGYGAATPQMLKDLRSRGVLKDIPVTLDSRYRLLDFAGVTSATPNEPEVEQALGLRIGNDSARLLAAGKRILERMKLDSLIITRGRDGMVCFARKRPPLEIPIHGGDQVADVTGAGDTVVAAYTAALAAGAEPAEAARLANFAGGIVVMKRGTATVSREELLNAVQNAAEQQ
- the lpxK gene encoding tetraacyldisaccharide 4'-kinase, which gives rise to MATILSGIFGGAVRLRNSLYDAGALPARRLAGPVVSVGNLSVGGSGKTPFVILLGELLKSRGIPFDVLSRGYRRQTGGVTLVDPSGLPRDFGDEPLLIARRLQCPVILGEVRYRAGRLAEERFGPRLHLLDDGFQHRQLARDFDIVLVTPDDARDRLLPAGRLRESLAALRRADAVVLAGGADPAAFPLAAKVVWRVRRSIVTADLPLHPLAFCGIARPQGFFAQLRKAGVDPAAEVVFPDHHAYTEKDLRDLQYVAEQNQAGGFVTTEKDAVNLAGYLAALKPLSVVPVKMELQDAPRALNFMLDTLKRRGKPLS
- a CDS encoding 3-deoxy-D-manno-octulosonic acid transferase; this encodes MYLLYSALAAVALLLSSPVWLLRVLRHGKYRAGLGERFGRVARRLRLPQHRPTIWVHAVSVGEVLAVSGLISELQQRVPSHRIVVSTTTATGQKLARDRFGDANVFYFPIDFALAIRPYLRALRPQLVVLAETEFWPNFLHLARQSGARIAVVNARISDRSFPRYRRLRSLVAPVLDNVDLFLAQSQEDRRRLIEIGAIVERVQASGNLKFDLKPPAESPLVAQLKSALAEGAPDLPGVGKSGFFPGPILVCGSTVEGEEETILRAFDVVLKRHPSALMILAPRHPERFDAVERLISSPIPDGELSRRWWRRSQWKGGGRLAGGVFLLDSIGELSSTYALADIAFVGGSLVPKGGHNILEAAQHGAAIVVGPYTENFRDVVQLFRAGDAVVVSSAAQLASTFLDLLADESLRRDLARRASEILRANSGATARTSAALESLLEAQSAPAATVANVSPPVET
- a CDS encoding ribonuclease HI family protein, with amino-acid sequence MPFRRYPRRATSAGPQELFASRIEHFPEDRLVAYIDGGARGNPGPAGYGVVIEDAAGIHLAGLSKFLGHQTNNFAEYSGLLAALEYALAHGPKALEVISDSELMVKQMNGQYKVRNPALLDLYKRAKSLIAQLPWFNIHHVLRARNKEADALANRAMDEGMGRSQK
- a CDS encoding metallophosphoesterase family protein encodes the protein MARILLISDIHANLEALDACLDEAPEHDHVVNLGDIVGYGASPNEVVQRSRKLGKIFVRGNHDKACSGISNMEDFNPIAGLAVIWTRTILSKSNLEWLRELPEGPAPLEGFDGIRLVHGSPRDEDEYLLLMSDAMESLEDSQPAITFFGHTHVQGGFFAGSDEAAAIRPVYKAHGASEKFVFKLRKKVRYLINPGSIGQPRDGDWRAAFALFDSETYCVTYYRVKYDVQKAQKRILDADLPERLATRLAQGR